The following are encoded in a window of Anopheles stephensi strain Indian chromosome X, UCI_ANSTEP_V1.0, whole genome shotgun sequence genomic DNA:
- the LOC118517106 gene encoding protein obstructor-E-like has protein sequence MSKRIHLALPFLLAAALVCSAAEEPEDYFEFTCPKPDGQFEDPYQCDKYYECDDGRVSEKLCPDGLVFNPASKLVNKCDQVFNVECHDRKELQPPKPIGVCPRQNGFFPHPDPSICNIFYNCVNGRELEMTSVAGLHFNQPTGTCVWPDMANRQGCGSNANKKLNDGFQCPKDATKMDKNGQIVTHPNYPHPDDCQRFYICLNGIEPRQGTCEEGMVYNEDLQRCDDPENVPGCEDWYNGPEADQAA, from the exons ATGAGCAAGCGAATCCATCTCGCCCTACCTTTCCTGCTGGCCGCAGCACTCGTCTGCT CTGCCGCTGAAGAACCGGAGGATTATTTTGAGTTCACCTGCCCGAAACCGGACGGCCAGTTCGAGGATCCGTACCAGTGCGATAAGTACTACGAGTGCGATGATGGGCGCGTGTCGGAGAAGCTATGCCCGGACGGGCTCGTGTTCAACCCGGCCAGCAAGCTGGTAAACAAGTGCGACCAGGTGTTCAACGTGGAGTGTCACGACCGGAAGGAGCTTC AACCTCCCAAACCGATCGGTGTATGTCCGCGGCAGAATGGGTTCTTCCCCCATCCGGATCCTTCGATCTGCAACATCTTCTACAACTGTGTGAATGGTCGCGAGCTCGAGATGACGTCTGTGGCCGGGTTACACTTTAACCAGCCGACCGGTACCTGCGTATGGCCGGACATGGCTAACCGGCAGGGATGCGGTAGCAACGCGAACA AGAAACTGAACGATGGCTTCCAGTGTCCGAAGGATGCGACCAAGATGGACAAGAACGGGCAGATCGTCACACACCCGAACTATCCGCATCCGGACGACTGTCAGCGGTTCTACATCTGTCTGAACGGTATCGAGCCGCGCCAGGGTACGTGCGAGGAGGGCATGGTGTACAACGAGGATCTGCAGCGTTGTGACGATCCGGAGAATGTGCCAGGATG TGAGGATTGGTACAATGGTCCCGAGGCGGATCAGGCGGCGTGA
- the LOC118516954 gene encoding WD repeat-containing protein 63 translates to MAQLKSSTSNEAKSDTYSKHNFEPDDEEVSMIFGFEETDARQKLHNFPKCSRLVISPDLQAELGMEIGTAVSVEHPWKEIKKEMLEDHLPGKTKVQRQLKDKLKDMEPGKLILVGYLPDQSTEEEDLFAVFTDNRETREARELIRRLELVERLSAAAAMRKKPRRWQSRGSEQDVENFIPLKRTNVVNVESQSIYPAQRVSSLRRFQLRMVGDARDGYVELVPKTVFRTIVRKSIDFGVQLRPQKVHTFQQTDPTFPTNAWSQYLYEIGSEPKMATVATTTTTATSGSTGPAGQPVSPSDHVEQLLQTLEFNQIDMYRNDYPIISRHKSIHKYETPIVEETMCFMDRSTCANRHVSAIEWHPQLTGTFVAAYVHHIPSVQMAVPRAGNLADGQEVAAGMRTIPSGAMVGGSGREDAINRLVFEKCPVLAWNFEESLVPKLWLDSPREVTALSFCPYDGRLLVGGLSSGQIAIWELTDAQLEHTGPRTSGREHKHPGQHPTPDMYRSEIKLLLGNATPSNRLARGHSASAGGQGHGTLKDGTGAPETPWHVRPAVISALDRSARKPITVIRWLPQNYHAVTTGQLRVNSAEDGPGRFLLTAALDGTVSIWNLDLSIPAALTAHAQDKQKGAGELDTVGDTTPTGGGLARLNHVFHPTFRVRCDVPIVTLALDEQPISLRGGGPSGTFQLPPVICHQAFIAGTLLGGLFWGKWDGYEFDQGAVVNEEPMRDRDTFAAVHNGPLVAIARNTFVPEVLLTAGGSVLALWTADCRQSPIFWRVKPASVTACVWSLDRPSVFYVGLANGDLEIWDLQIHTSTACVTLNLGANVLSIITQQQHRRTPQRHLAVADGNCNVRLLSIPAAFAEPRVSERKRFRQLIRAELARKHDQSAWVERYYEQNREQIEAKLCAEREARELAERLEVEKQEHDDFLRRQAIEEAKKKALRDAEKRVDLSRRLEGRWRSRYYRALIRTMMARRHLSPELLAKQMHPERERRRYDVRKRATIGESVAAAPEDYRRVQGTLEPGEAARARVAPLALNDEATRLRETVRARFQEEMSDYPRVSWEAKEVLRNFRLPLELDSVVSIIAKGRARRELVLSDDHGNLEHLQAYLAKQTARGSAGGCGGMDGPANGDESESTVTNVSPEVRRAVGLQRARSVTFLDDVPKPSPDLQG, encoded by the exons ATGGCACAGCTAAAGTCATCTACGTCGAACGAAGCGAAAAGTGATACCTACTCCAAGCACAACTTCGAACCGGACGATGAGGAGGTGTCGATGATATTTGGTTTCGAGGAAACTGATGCCCGCCAGAAGCTGCACAACTTCCCGAAATGTTCGCGTTTGGTAATCAG TCCCGACCTGCAGGCCGAGCTCGGGATGGAAATCGGTACGGCCGTCAGTGTGGAGCACCCGTGGAAGGAGATCAAGAAGGAGATGCTGGAGGACCATTTGCCGGGCAAAACGAAGGTTCAGCGGCAGCTAAAGGACAAGCTGAAGGACATGGAACCGGGCAAGCTGATCCTGGTCGGGTACCTGCCGGACCAGAGCACCGAGGAGGAGGACCTGTTTGCGGTGTTTACCGACAATCGGGAAACGCGCGAAGCGCGTGAACTGATACGGCGCTTGGAGCTGGTGGAACGGTTATCGGCGGCGGCAGCAATGAGGAAGAAGCCGCGCCGATGGCAGTCACGTGGCAGTGAGCAGGATGTGGAAAATTTTATACCACTGAAGCGTACCAACGTGGTCAATGTGGAGTCGCAAAGCATCTACCCGGCACAGCGCGTCAGCTCGTTGCGCCGGTTTCAGTTGCGGATGGTGGGGGACGCACGGGACGGCTATGTGGAGCTCGTGCCGAAAACAGTTTTCCGTACCATCGTCCGAAAGTCGATCGATTTCGGTGTACAGCTGCGGCCACAAAAGGTGCACACATTTCAGCAGACCGATCCAACGTTTCCCACCAATGCCTGGTCGCAGTATCTGTACGAGATTGGTAGCGAGCCGAAGATGGCTACCGTGgcgacgaccaccaccacggcaACATCCGGTAGTACCGGTCCCGCCGGTCAGCCAGTATCGCCGAGCGATCACGtcgagcagctgctgcagaCGCTAGAGTTCAATCAGATCGATATGTACCGGAACGATTATCCCATCATATCGCGCCACAAGTCGATCCACAAGTACGAGACGCCGATAGTGGAGGAAACGATGTGCTTCATGGATCGGTCCACCTGTGCCAATAGACATGTGTCCGCCATCGAGTGGCATCCTCAGCTGACGGGCACGTTTGTGGCCGCTTACGTTCACCACATTCCAAGCGTACAGATGGCGGTCCCGCGAGCCGGGAACTTAGCCGACGGACAGGAGGTTGCTGCCGGCATGCGAACGATACCCTCGGGGGCAATGGTCGGAGGCAGCGGTAGGGAGGACGCGATAAATCGTCTCGTGTTCGAGAAGTGTCCCGTGCTGGCGTGGAACTTTGAAGAATCGCTCGTACCGAAGCTCTGGCTGGACTCACCGCGCGAAGTGACCGCACTCTCCTTCTGTCCGTACGATGGCCGTCTGCTGGTTGGCGGGCTTTCCAGCGGCCAGATCGCTATCTGGGAGCTGACGGACGCACAGCTGGAACACACCGGACCGCGGACGAGTGGCAGAGAGCACAAACACCCTGGACAACATCCCACCCCGGACATGTATCGGAGCGAAATCAAGCTACTGCTCGGTAACGCTACACCGTCGAACCGGTTGGCCCGGGGCCATTCGGCCAGTGCCGGTGGGCAGGGACACGGCACGCTAAAGGACGGTACAGGCGCACCGGAAACGCCGTGGCATGTGCGTCCGGCCGTCATCAGCGCCCTCGACCGATCGGCACGCAAACCGATCACCGTGATCCGCTGGTTGCCACAGAACTATCACGCCGTCACCACCGGGCAGCTGCGCGTCAACAGTGCCGAGGATGGACCGGGCCGATTCCTACTGACGGCCGCACTGGACGGTACCGTCTCCATCTGGAATCTCGACCTGTCGATCCCGGCCGCGCTGACGGCTCACGCGCAGGACAAGCAGAAGGGCGCCGGCGAGCTGGATACGGTCGGCGATACGACCCCGACCGGAGGCGGACTGGCCCGACTGAACCACGTGTTCCATCCGACGTTCCGGGTACGGTGCGACGTGCCGATCGTGACGCTGGCACTGGACGAGCAACCGATCTCGTTACGCGGTGGTGGACCGTCGGGCACGTTCCAGCTGCCGCCGGTCATCTGCCACCAGGCATTCATCGCCGGCACCCTGCTCGGTGGGCTGTTCTGGGGCAAATGGGACGGGTACGAGTTCGATCAGGGTGCGGTCGTGAATGAGGAGCCGATGCGCGACCGGGACACCTTTGCGGCGGTACACAACGGACCACTGGTGGCGATCGCACGCAACACCTTCGTGCCGGAGGTACTGCTGACCGCGGGTGGCAGCGTGCTGGCCCTCTGGACGGCCGATTGTCGCCAGTCGCCCATCTTCTGGCGCGTCAAGCCTGCGTCCGTGACCGCCTGCGTGTGGAGTCTCGATCGACCGTCGGTGTTTTACGTCGGACTGGCGAACGGTGATTTGGAGATTTGGGATCTGCAAA TTCACACATCAACAGCCTGCGTTACGCTAAATCTCGGTGCGAACGTACTTTCCATCAtcacacagcagcaacatcgcCGCACACCTCAGCGCCATCTGGCGGTGGCCGATGGGAACTGCAATGTGCGGCTGCTCAGCATCCCGGCCGCATTTGCCGAACCACGGGTCAGCGAACGGAAGCGTTTCCGGCAGCTGATACGGGCCGAGCTGGCCCGCAAGCACGACCAGTCCGCTTGGGTCGAGCGCTACTACGAGCAGAACCGTGAGCAGATCGAGGCGAAGCTGTGCGCGGAACGGGAGGCACGCGAGCTGGCCGAACGGCTCGAGGTGGAAAAGCAGGAGCACGATGACTTTCTGCGCCGGCAGGCGATCGAggaagcgaagaagaaggcaCTGCGTGATGCGGAAAAGCGTGTCGATCTGAGCCGGCGGCTCGAGGGTCGATGGCGTTCGCGCTACTACCGGGCCCTGATTCGCACCATGATGGCCCGGCGCCATCTTAGCCCGGAGCTGCTGGCGAAGCAGATGCACCCGGAGCGCGAACGCCGCCGGTACGATGTGCGGAAGCGGGCCACGATTGGCGAGAGTGTTGCGGCCGCCCCCGAAGACTACCGGCGCGTGCAGGGCACGCTGGAACCGGGTGAGGCTGCCCGGGCAAGGGTTGCGCCGCTCGCACTCAACGACGAGGCGACCCGGTTGCGGGAAACGGTGCGTGCCCGGTTTCAGGAGGAGATGAGCGACTATCCTCGCGTCAGCTGGGAAGCAAAGGAGGTCCTGCGTAACTTCCGCTTACCACTCGAGCTGGACAGTGTGGTCAGCATCATAGCGAAGGGTCGGGCTCGGCGCGAGCTCGTACTGTCGGACGATCACGGCAACTTGGAGCATCTGCAGGCGTACCTGGCAAAGCAGACGGCCCGCGGTTCGGCTGGCGGTTGTGGCGGTATGGACGGGCCAGCCAACGGGGACGAGTCGGAGAGCACCGTTACGAACGTTAGCCCGGAGGTGCGACGTGCCGTTGGATTGCAACGGGCCCGCTCGGTGACGTTTCTGGACGACGTGCCGAAACCAAGTCCCGACCTGCAGGGCTAG
- the LOC118517125 gene encoding protein obstructor-E-like codes for MRYILIVFAATVACIYAQSFKCPPKDGQYEDPLQCDKFYECNDGRATERLCPDGLVFDPTIRKINKCDQPFNVDCGDRVELQPPRGNNLCPRRNGFFAHPDPAVCNVFYNCIEGEATEITCTAGLHFDEYTGTCVWPNDAGRQGCNPGANKKLKDGFTCPKEQKTDESGQAVAHPKYAHPTDCQRFYVCLNGVEPRDLGCQVGEVYNEETERCDAPENVPGCEDWYKESDEKKN; via the exons ATGCGATACATCTTGATCGTGTTTGCGGCGACAGTCGCGTGCATCT ACGCACAAAGCTTCAAGTGTCCGCCCAAGGATGGACAGTACGAGGATCCGCTGCAGTGTGATAAGTTCTACGAATGTAACGATGGACGCGCCACGGAACGGCTCTGCCCGGACGGGCTCGTCTTCGATCCTACCATTCGCAAGATTAACAAGTGCGACCAACCCTTCAACGTGGACTGTGGAGATCGTGTGGAGCTGC AACCGCCCCGTGGAAACAATCTCTGTCCGCGTCGTAACGGATTCTTCGCCCATCCGGATCCGGCCGTGTGCAACGTGTTCTACAACTGCATTGAAGGCGAGGCAACGGAGATTACCTGTACCGCCGGTCTGCACTTTGACGAGTATACCGGCACATGCGTTTGGCCGAACGATGCCGGTCGCCAGGGATGTAACCCGGGCGCTAACA AGAAACTGAAGGATGGATTCACCTGCCCGAAGGAACAGAAGACGGACGAATCGGGACAGGCTGTGGCTCACCCGAAGTATGCCCATCCGACCGACTGTCAGCGGTTTTACGTCTGCCTGAACGGGGTGGAACCACGCGATCTCGGCTGTCAGGTCGGCGAGGTGTACAACGAAGAGACGGAACGGTGTGATGCACCGGAAAACGTTCCCGGATG CGAGGACTGGTACAAGGAGAGTGACGAGAAGAAGAACTAA
- the LOC118517113 gene encoding protein obstructor-E-like codes for MAVAYRGVLAALLLLAIPAAIVDAQFKCPKNRGQFEDPVQCDKYYVCDEGEATEKLCPDGLVFDPTIKLINKCDQPFNVDCGDRFELQPAQGTSDYCPRKNGFFSHPDPSICNVFYSCINGEELEMSCTGGLHFDEKSGTCVWPDVAAREGCGSNANKKLNDGFQCPKETRYDKNGQVITHPNYPHPTDCSRFYYCLNGIEPRLGQCDAKMVYNEDLQRCDDPDNVPECKDWYKEEDASKN; via the exons ATGGCGGTAGCTTACCGTGGTGTGCTAGCAGCGTTGCTACTGCTAGCGATACCAGCAGCGATCGTAG ATGCACAGTTCAAGTGTCCGAAAAACCGTGGCCAGTTCGAGGATCCGGTGCAGTGCGATAAGTACTACGTGTGCGATGAGGGCGAAGCGACGGAAAAGCTCTGCCCGGACGGGCTCGTCTTCGATCCGACGATCAAGCTCATCAACAAGTGCGACCAACCGTTCAACGTGGACTGTGGCGATCGGTTCGAGCTGC AACCCGCCCAGGGCACCAGCGACTACTGTCCGCGCAAGAACGGTTTCTTCAGCCATCCGGATCCGTCGATCTGCAACGTCTTCTACAGCTGCATCAACGGGGAGGAGCTGGAGATGAGCTGTACCGGTGGGCTGCACTTTGACGAAAAGTCGGGCACCTGCGTATGGCCGGATGTCGCTGCACGCGAGGGCTGCGGTAGCAATGCCAACA AGAAACTGAACGATGGCTTCCAGTGTCCGAAGGAGACGCGGTACGACAAGAACGGCCAGGTCATTACGCACCCGAACTATCCGCATCCGACCGACTGCTCGCGGTTCTACTACTGTCTGAACGGGATCGAGCCGCGCCTCGGCCAGTGCGACGCCAAGATGGTGTACAACGAGGATCTGCAGCGTTGTGACGATCCGGACAATGTCCCGGAATG CAAAGACTGGTACAAGGAAGAGGATGCGTCCAAGAACTGA
- the LOC118517085 gene encoding actin-related protein 2 isoform X2, with amino-acid sequence MDSRGRHVIVCDNGTGFVKCGYAGSNFPAHIFPSMVGRPIIRAVNKIGDIEVKDLHVDDLMVGDEASQLRSLLEVSYPMENGVVRNWEDMCHVWDYTFGPKKMNIEPANTKILLTEPPMNPTKNREKMIEVMFEKYGFDSAYIAIQAVLTLYAQGLISGVVIDSGDGVTHICPVYEEFALPHLTRRLDIAGRDITRYLIKLLLLRGYAFNHSADFETVRMMKEKLCYIGYDIEMEQRLALETTVLVESYTLPDGRMIKVGGERFEAPEALFQPHLINVEGQGIAELVFSTIQAADIDMRSELYKHIVLSGGSTMYPGLPSRLEREIKQLYLERVLKNDIDKLSKFKIRIEDPPRRKDMVFIGGAVLAEVTKDRDAFWMSKAEYQEQGLNVLKKLSTRTSN; translated from the exons atGGATAGCAGGGGGCGGCACGTTATTGTTTGCGACAACGGAACGGGT TTCGTAAAATGTGGTTACGCCGGCAGCAACTTTCCGGCCCATATCTTCCCGTCGATGGTCGGCAGGCCCATCATCCGGGCGGTGAACAAAATCGGGGACATCGAAGTGAAG GATTTACACGTTGAT GACTTGATGGTGGGCGATGAGGCGTCCCAGTTACGGTCCCTGCTGGAGGTGTCCTACCCGATGGAGAACGGTGTGGTGCGGAACTGGGAGGACATGTGCCACGTCTGGGACTACACGTTCGGTCCGAAAAAGATGAACATCGAGCCGGCCAACACGAAGATTTTGCTTACCGAGCCACCGATGAACCCGACCAAAAATCGGGAAAAGATGATTGAGGTTATGTTCGAGAAGTATGGCTTCGATTCGGCGTACATTGCGATCCAGGCGGTGCTGACGCTGTACGCGCAGGGCTTGATCAGCGGCGTGGTGATTGATTCGGGCGACGGTGTCACGCACATCTGTCCGGTGTACGAAGAGTTCGCGCTGCCGCACCTTACCCGTCGGCTAGACATTGCGGGGCGGGACATTACGCGCTACCTGatcaagctgctgctgctgcgcggATACGCCTTTAACCATTCGGCTGACTTTGAGACGGTGCGCATGATGAAGGAGAAGCTCTGCTACATCGGGTACGACATTGAGATGGAGCAACGGCTTGCGCTGGAAACGACGGTGCTGGTTGAGTCGTACACG CTGCCCGATGGGCGTATGATAAAGGTGGGTGGTGAACGGTTCGAAGCACCGGAAGCACTCTTCCAGCCGCATCTGATCAACGTGGAGGGCCAAGGCATTGCGGAGCTAGTGTTCTCCACCATCCAGGCGGCCGATATCGATATGCGCTCGGAGCTGTACAAGCACATTGTGCTGTCGGGTGGCTCGACCATGTACCCGGGACTGCCGTCCAGGCTGGAGCGCGAAATCAAGCAGCTGTATCTGGAACGGGTGCTCAAGAACGACATCGACAAGCTGTCCAAGTTTAAGATACGCATCGAAGATCCGCCCCGGCGAAAGGATATGGTGTTCATCG GTGGTGCCGTACTAGCGGAGGTAACGAAGGACCGGGATGCATTTTGGATGTCGAAAGCGGAATACCAAGAGCAGGGGCTAAATGTGCTGAAAAAGCTTAGCACCAGAACGAGTAACTAG
- the LOC118517137 gene encoding protein obstructor-E has product MKQFGALFGAICGLALVAHVSAAAAPSCPEPYGEQAYLHPDHCDQFFLCTNGTLTLETCENGLLFDGKGAVHNHCNYNWAVDCGSRKFATDQTPLSTPGCEYLFGVYPDAAECSTSYHKCAFGEVHQELCEAGLVYDHRIHGCNWPDQLLDSCNPEAVVGFKCPQSVPSGTVAARFWPYPRYPVPGDCHRLITCVDGHPRLITCGEGKVFNEESLTCENPEDVPHACRH; this is encoded by the exons ATGAAGCAGTTCGGTGCACTATTCGGTGCGATTTGCGGCCTAGCGCTGGTAGCGCACG TGTCGGCGGCTGCTGCTCCCAGCTGCCCGGAACCGTACGGCGAGCAGGCCTATCTGCACCCGGACCACTGTGACCAGTTCTTCCTCTGCACCAACGGTACGCTAACGCTCGAAACGTGCGAGAACGGTCTGCTGTTTGACGGTAAGGGTGCCGTGCACAATCACTGCAACTACAACTGGGCCGTCGACTGTGGCAGCCGGAAGTTTGCCACCGACCAGACACCGCTCTCCACCCCCGGCTGCGAGTATCTGTTCGGCGTGTATCCGGATGCGGCGGAGTGTTCCACCAGCTATCACAAGTGTGCGTTCGGCGAGGTCCATCAGGAGCTGTGCGAGGCGGGCCTGGTGTACGATCACCGCATCCACGGTTGCAACTGGCCGGACCAGCTGCTCGACTCGTGCAATCCGGAGGCGGTCGTCGGTTTCAAGTGCCCCCAGTCGGTACCGTCCGGTACGGTGGCGGCCCGGTTCTGGCCGTACCCGCGCTACCCGGTGCCCGGCGACTGCCACCGGCTGATCACCTGCGTCGACGGACATCCGCGTCTGATTACGTGCGGCGAGGGTAAGGTGTTCAACGAGGAATCGCTCACCTGCGAAAACCCGGAGGATGTGCCGCATGCCTGCCGTCACTAG
- the LOC118517085 gene encoding actin-related protein 2 isoform X3 — MDSRGRHVIVCDNGTGFVKCGYAGSNFPAHIFPSMVGRPIIRAVNKIGDIEVKDLMVGDEASQLRSLLEVSYPMENGVVRNWEDMCHVWDYTFGPKKMNIEPANTKILLTEPPMNPTKNREKMIEVMFEKYGFDSAYIAIQAVLTLYAQGLISGVVIDSGDGVTHICPVYEEFALPHLTRRLDIAGRDITRYLIKLLLLRGYAFNHSADFETVRMMKEKLCYIGYDIEMEQRLALETTVLVESYTLPDGRMIKVGGERFEAPEALFQPHLINVEGQGIAELVFSTIQAADIDMRSELYKHIVLSGGSTMYPGLPSRLEREIKQLYLERVLKNDIDKLSKFKIRIEDPPRRKDMVFIGGAVLAEVTKDRDAFWMSKAEYQEQGLNVLKKLSTRTSN, encoded by the exons atGGATAGCAGGGGGCGGCACGTTATTGTTTGCGACAACGGAACGGGT TTCGTAAAATGTGGTTACGCCGGCAGCAACTTTCCGGCCCATATCTTCCCGTCGATGGTCGGCAGGCCCATCATCCGGGCGGTGAACAAAATCGGGGACATCGAAGTGAAG GACTTGATGGTGGGCGATGAGGCGTCCCAGTTACGGTCCCTGCTGGAGGTGTCCTACCCGATGGAGAACGGTGTGGTGCGGAACTGGGAGGACATGTGCCACGTCTGGGACTACACGTTCGGTCCGAAAAAGATGAACATCGAGCCGGCCAACACGAAGATTTTGCTTACCGAGCCACCGATGAACCCGACCAAAAATCGGGAAAAGATGATTGAGGTTATGTTCGAGAAGTATGGCTTCGATTCGGCGTACATTGCGATCCAGGCGGTGCTGACGCTGTACGCGCAGGGCTTGATCAGCGGCGTGGTGATTGATTCGGGCGACGGTGTCACGCACATCTGTCCGGTGTACGAAGAGTTCGCGCTGCCGCACCTTACCCGTCGGCTAGACATTGCGGGGCGGGACATTACGCGCTACCTGatcaagctgctgctgctgcgcggATACGCCTTTAACCATTCGGCTGACTTTGAGACGGTGCGCATGATGAAGGAGAAGCTCTGCTACATCGGGTACGACATTGAGATGGAGCAACGGCTTGCGCTGGAAACGACGGTGCTGGTTGAGTCGTACACG CTGCCCGATGGGCGTATGATAAAGGTGGGTGGTGAACGGTTCGAAGCACCGGAAGCACTCTTCCAGCCGCATCTGATCAACGTGGAGGGCCAAGGCATTGCGGAGCTAGTGTTCTCCACCATCCAGGCGGCCGATATCGATATGCGCTCGGAGCTGTACAAGCACATTGTGCTGTCGGGTGGCTCGACCATGTACCCGGGACTGCCGTCCAGGCTGGAGCGCGAAATCAAGCAGCTGTATCTGGAACGGGTGCTCAAGAACGACATCGACAAGCTGTCCAAGTTTAAGATACGCATCGAAGATCCGCCCCGGCGAAAGGATATGGTGTTCATCG GTGGTGCCGTACTAGCGGAGGTAACGAAGGACCGGGATGCATTTTGGATGTCGAAAGCGGAATACCAAGAGCAGGGGCTAAATGTGCTGAAAAAGCTTAGCACCAGAACGAGTAACTAG
- the LOC118517085 gene encoding actin-related protein 2 isoform X1, producing the protein MDSRGRHVIVCDNGTGFVKCGYAGSNFPAHIFPSMVGRPIIRAVNKIGDIEVKEVEATSTLPDLMVGDEASQLRSLLEVSYPMENGVVRNWEDMCHVWDYTFGPKKMNIEPANTKILLTEPPMNPTKNREKMIEVMFEKYGFDSAYIAIQAVLTLYAQGLISGVVIDSGDGVTHICPVYEEFALPHLTRRLDIAGRDITRYLIKLLLLRGYAFNHSADFETVRMMKEKLCYIGYDIEMEQRLALETTVLVESYTLPDGRMIKVGGERFEAPEALFQPHLINVEGQGIAELVFSTIQAADIDMRSELYKHIVLSGGSTMYPGLPSRLEREIKQLYLERVLKNDIDKLSKFKIRIEDPPRRKDMVFIGGAVLAEVTKDRDAFWMSKAEYQEQGLNVLKKLSTRTSN; encoded by the exons atGGATAGCAGGGGGCGGCACGTTATTGTTTGCGACAACGGAACGGGT TTCGTAAAATGTGGTTACGCCGGCAGCAACTTTCCGGCCCATATCTTCCCGTCGATGGTCGGCAGGCCCATCATCCGGGCGGTGAACAAAATCGGGGACATCGAAGTGAAG GAGGTCGAAGCTACCAGCACGTTACCA GACTTGATGGTGGGCGATGAGGCGTCCCAGTTACGGTCCCTGCTGGAGGTGTCCTACCCGATGGAGAACGGTGTGGTGCGGAACTGGGAGGACATGTGCCACGTCTGGGACTACACGTTCGGTCCGAAAAAGATGAACATCGAGCCGGCCAACACGAAGATTTTGCTTACCGAGCCACCGATGAACCCGACCAAAAATCGGGAAAAGATGATTGAGGTTATGTTCGAGAAGTATGGCTTCGATTCGGCGTACATTGCGATCCAGGCGGTGCTGACGCTGTACGCGCAGGGCTTGATCAGCGGCGTGGTGATTGATTCGGGCGACGGTGTCACGCACATCTGTCCGGTGTACGAAGAGTTCGCGCTGCCGCACCTTACCCGTCGGCTAGACATTGCGGGGCGGGACATTACGCGCTACCTGatcaagctgctgctgctgcgcggATACGCCTTTAACCATTCGGCTGACTTTGAGACGGTGCGCATGATGAAGGAGAAGCTCTGCTACATCGGGTACGACATTGAGATGGAGCAACGGCTTGCGCTGGAAACGACGGTGCTGGTTGAGTCGTACACG CTGCCCGATGGGCGTATGATAAAGGTGGGTGGTGAACGGTTCGAAGCACCGGAAGCACTCTTCCAGCCGCATCTGATCAACGTGGAGGGCCAAGGCATTGCGGAGCTAGTGTTCTCCACCATCCAGGCGGCCGATATCGATATGCGCTCGGAGCTGTACAAGCACATTGTGCTGTCGGGTGGCTCGACCATGTACCCGGGACTGCCGTCCAGGCTGGAGCGCGAAATCAAGCAGCTGTATCTGGAACGGGTGCTCAAGAACGACATCGACAAGCTGTCCAAGTTTAAGATACGCATCGAAGATCCGCCCCGGCGAAAGGATATGGTGTTCATCG GTGGTGCCGTACTAGCGGAGGTAACGAAGGACCGGGATGCATTTTGGATGTCGAAAGCGGAATACCAAGAGCAGGGGCTAAATGTGCTGAAAAAGCTTAGCACCAGAACGAGTAACTAG